The following are from one region of the Amylibacter sp. IMCC11727 genome:
- a CDS encoding MBL fold metallo-hydrolase, giving the protein MGEYVFTILGCGSSGGVPRLGGHWGDCDPSNPKNRRQRCSLLVERITDQGKTSVLIDTSPDLRNQLLNADVGALDAVVYTHDHADHTHGIDDLRMIVFNMRKRLPIWADATTQNTLRQRFGYTFEQVPGTLYKPILEMNDMTGPVDITGDGGTITLSPFLVDHGPIKANGFRIDTLAYLPDVSAMNDVAWDMVRGLDMWIVDALRREPHPTHSHLEQTLDWIEQAAPKQAILTNMHNDLDYATICAETPDHITAAFDGMQIRLPA; this is encoded by the coding sequence ATGGGCGAATATGTTTTCACCATACTGGGCTGCGGCTCATCAGGCGGCGTCCCGCGACTAGGTGGTCACTGGGGCGATTGCGATCCGTCTAATCCGAAAAACCGCCGACAACGCTGCTCACTGCTGGTGGAACGCATCACGGATCAGGGTAAAACATCCGTTTTGATCGACACCTCCCCCGATTTGCGCAATCAACTGCTGAATGCAGACGTCGGCGCGCTCGACGCAGTGGTTTACACCCATGATCACGCGGACCACACGCACGGAATTGATGATCTGCGCATGATCGTGTTCAACATGCGCAAACGCCTGCCCATCTGGGCCGATGCCACCACGCAAAACACCCTGCGCCAACGGTTCGGCTATACGTTTGAACAGGTTCCAGGCACGCTCTACAAACCCATCCTTGAAATGAACGACATGACGGGCCCTGTCGATATTACAGGCGATGGGGGGACGATCACGCTGTCCCCGTTTCTGGTGGATCACGGCCCGATCAAAGCCAACGGTTTTCGCATCGACACCCTCGCCTATCTACCCGATGTGTCTGCAATGAATGATGTGGCTTGGGATATGGTACGCGGGCTTGATATGTGGATCGTCGATGCCCTGCGACGCGAACCCCATCCAACCCATTCCCATTTGGAACAAACACTCGATTGGATCGAACAGGCTGCACCGAAACAAGCGATCCTGACCAACATGCACAATGATCTCGATTACGCGACCATCTGTGCGGAAACACCCGATCACATCACAGCGGCGTTTGACGGTATGCAAATCAGGCTCCCTGCATGA
- a CDS encoding SPOR domain-containing protein codes for MGNGMIFSSTGKVGVLLVAGFVLAGCEDGFQGLNFGKGKSAEAETSAPNAGAGNKIKLVERDVEAPEVFEKNENALWDGRPSLGGVWVAHADSKQPERVIIRNEANNKFVIGALFRRERANPGPALQLSSDAAAELGVQAGTPTKLRVTALRRETVNETPVAEDVTPNVTETVAATDLDAPASDDAALQAQILASVAAAENKAKPAEKPVAKPTAAKGAKYVQIGFFSVENNAKSNAKAMQANGIPATVVKSESKGKTFWRVIAGPATTPTEQRQLLGMVKGQGFADAYLVKG; via the coding sequence ATGGGTAACGGTATGATTTTTTCATCCACTGGCAAAGTGGGCGTTTTGTTGGTTGCAGGGTTTGTTTTGGCAGGCTGCGAAGACGGGTTTCAGGGACTGAACTTTGGCAAAGGCAAATCAGCAGAAGCCGAAACAAGCGCACCAAACGCAGGTGCAGGCAACAAAATCAAACTGGTCGAGCGAGACGTCGAAGCCCCCGAAGTGTTTGAAAAGAACGAAAACGCGCTCTGGGATGGTCGCCCGTCATTGGGCGGTGTTTGGGTTGCGCACGCAGACAGCAAACAGCCTGAACGTGTAATCATCCGCAACGAAGCCAACAACAAATTTGTGATCGGTGCCCTGTTCCGCCGCGAACGCGCCAATCCTGGTCCTGCGTTGCAACTGTCATCCGATGCAGCTGCCGAATTGGGTGTGCAAGCGGGCACACCAACCAAACTGCGCGTCACGGCCCTGCGCCGTGAAACGGTAAATGAAACACCTGTGGCCGAAGACGTCACACCAAATGTAACCGAAACTGTCGCCGCTACGGATTTGGACGCTCCAGCATCCGATGACGCTGCATTGCAGGCACAAATTCTGGCCTCGGTTGCAGCGGCGGAAAACAAAGCAAAACCAGCAGAAAAACCTGTGGCCAAACCCACCGCCGCCAAAGGCGCGAAATATGTGCAGATCGGTTTCTTCAGTGTTGAAAACAACGCGAAATCCAACGCCAAAGCCATGCAAGCCAACGGAATTCCCGCAACTGTGGTGAAATCAGAATCCAAAGGCAAGACATTCTGGCGCGTCATTGCAGGCCCAGCCACCACACCAACCGAACAGCGCCAGCTGCTTGGCATGGTAAAGGGGCAAGGCTTTGCCGATGCCTATCTTGTGAAGGGCTAA
- a CDS encoding IlvD/Edd family dehydratase: protein MSTQKKQIKLRSQDWFNNPDDMEMTALYLERYLNYGLTREELTSGKPIIGIAQTGSDLSPCNRHHIELSKRVRDGVIAAGGTVIEIPVHPIQETGKRPTAMLDRNLAYLSLVETLFGYPIDGVVLNIGCDKTTPALLMAAATVNIPAIALSVGPMLNGWYKGKRTGSGTIMWKARELHAKGEINDAEMVELVASSAPSTGYCNTMGTATTMNSLAEALGMQMPGSAAIPAPYRERGQMAYQTGRRIVDMVWDDLKPSDIMTREAFENAIVINSAIGGSTNAPIHLNGIAKHLGVSLTNQDWQNVGHKIPLMVNLQPAGEYLGEDYHRAGGVPAVTGELIRAGLLPHPDVVTANGRTMAENCADVEIENTDVIWPVSAPMVDAAGFINLTGNIFDSAIMKTSVISEEFRTRYLENPDDPNAVEGTAVVFDGPEQFHATIDDPALGITENSMLFMRGAGPLGYPGGAEVVNMRAPSYLLKQGVTSLPCIGDGRQSGTSGSPSILNASPEAAAGGNLAILQNGDRVRIDLNTCTVTMLVDDAEIATRHAALEAAGGYASPDSQSPWQQYFRELVEPFSEGMTLRDSTKYQSIAQKHVPRNNH, encoded by the coding sequence GTGTCCACACAGAAAAAACAGATCAAGCTGCGCTCCCAAGATTGGTTTAACAATCCAGATGATATGGAAATGACCGCGCTGTATCTGGAACGCTATCTGAACTATGGCCTAACACGCGAAGAATTGACCTCTGGCAAACCCATAATCGGGATTGCCCAAACAGGCAGTGACCTAAGCCCCTGTAACCGCCACCATATTGAACTGAGCAAGCGTGTTCGCGACGGTGTGATCGCGGCAGGTGGAACGGTCATCGAGATTCCAGTTCACCCGATCCAAGAAACGGGTAAACGCCCAACCGCCATGCTGGATCGCAACCTGGCTTATCTCTCGCTTGTGGAAACGCTGTTTGGTTATCCCATCGACGGCGTCGTGCTGAACATTGGCTGTGACAAAACCACTCCTGCCCTGTTGATGGCCGCCGCCACGGTGAACATCCCCGCAATCGCGCTTTCTGTCGGCCCCATGCTCAACGGCTGGTACAAAGGCAAGCGCACGGGATCGGGCACAATCATGTGGAAAGCCCGCGAATTGCACGCCAAAGGCGAAATTAACGATGCGGAAATGGTTGAACTTGTAGCCTCCTCCGCACCCTCCACAGGCTATTGCAACACAATGGGCACCGCCACCACGATGAACTCTTTGGCCGAAGCATTGGGCATGCAGATGCCAGGTTCCGCGGCCATCCCCGCCCCTTACCGTGAACGGGGTCAAATGGCCTATCAAACAGGTCGGCGCATTGTCGATATGGTCTGGGACGATCTGAAACCCTCTGACATCATGACCCGCGAAGCCTTTGAAAACGCAATTGTCATCAATTCAGCCATTGGAGGCTCTACCAATGCGCCCATCCATTTGAACGGCATTGCCAAACACTTGGGTGTTTCCCTGACCAATCAAGATTGGCAAAACGTAGGTCACAAAATTCCATTGATGGTAAATCTGCAGCCCGCTGGGGAATACCTTGGCGAAGATTACCACCGCGCAGGCGGCGTGCCTGCTGTGACGGGCGAACTGATCCGCGCTGGCCTGCTGCCTCATCCCGATGTGGTTACAGCCAATGGCCGCACCATGGCCGAAAACTGCGCCGATGTCGAAATCGAAAATACCGATGTGATTTGGCCTGTGTCCGCCCCCATGGTCGATGCGGCAGGGTTTATCAATCTGACGGGCAACATTTTTGACAGCGCGATCATGAAAACCTCTGTCATTTCCGAAGAATTCCGCACGCGGTATCTGGAAAATCCCGACGATCCCAACGCAGTCGAAGGCACAGCCGTTGTTTTTGACGGGCCTGAACAATTCCATGCCACCATCGACGATCCCGCGCTTGGTATTACCGAAAATTCCATGCTGTTCATGCGTGGCGCTGGCCCATTGGGATATCCAGGCGGGGCCGAGGTGGTGAACATGCGCGCACCCAGTTATTTGTTGAAACAGGGTGTAACATCCCTGCCCTGCATCGGGGATGGCCGTCAATCTGGCACATCAGGCTCTCCATCAATCCTCAACGCCTCCCCCGAGGCTGCCGCGGGTGGCAACCTTGCTATTTTGCAAAACGGGGATCGCGTGCGTATTGATTTGAACACCTGCACTGTGACCATGCTTGTGGATGACGCTGAAATCGCAACGCGCCACGCCGCCCTAGAAGCCGCAGGTGGTTATGCCAGCCCTGACAGCCAATCCCCATGGCAACAGTATTTCCGCGAATTGGTCGAACCCTTTTCCGAAGGCATGACCCTACGCGACTCCACCAAATATCAATCCATCGCACAGAAACACGTTCCCCGGAACAATCACTAA
- the tmk gene encoding dTMP kinase has protein sequence MSKGLFITFEGIDGSGKSTQARLLATLMRDYGDGVIHTREPGGSTGAEDIRRLLVEGDPGRWSPETEILLFTAARRDHLERTIAPALADGKVVISDRFADSTRVYQGVARADLRDTVDQLHTLMIGREPDLTFIIDMDPKVALNRGLARNSGEDRFEDMGLQFQIDLRQGFLDLAKQFPNRCHVINGNQSPATVSGDIQTVIESWLL, from the coding sequence GTGTCCAAAGGTCTGTTTATTACGTTCGAAGGCATTGATGGCTCGGGCAAATCCACCCAAGCACGCCTGCTTGCTACCCTCATGCGCGACTATGGCGATGGTGTCATTCACACCCGTGAACCAGGGGGCAGCACAGGGGCCGAAGATATTCGCCGCTTGCTCGTCGAAGGGGATCCGGGCCGCTGGTCGCCAGAAACGGAAATTCTGTTGTTCACCGCCGCGCGGCGCGACCATCTGGAACGCACCATTGCCCCCGCTTTGGCAGACGGCAAAGTCGTCATTTCAGATCGGTTCGCGGACAGTACGCGTGTTTATCAGGGCGTGGCTCGTGCCGATTTGCGCGACACAGTGGATCAATTGCACACCCTGATGATCGGGCGTGAACCGGATTTAACCTTCATCATTGATATGGACCCAAAAGTCGCCCTTAATCGTGGCTTGGCCCGCAATTCAGGCGAAGACAGGTTCGAAGACATGGGCCTGCAATTTCAAATCGACCTGCGCCAAGGTTTTCTGGACTTGGCCAAACAATTCCCAAATCGCTGTCATGTCATTAACGGCAATCAATCCCCAGCAACCGTGTCTGGCGACATTCAAACTGTGATTGAATCATGGCTCCTTTAA
- a CDS encoding NAD(P)/FAD-dependent oxidoreductase, with protein sequence MSVEKINTLVVGGGQAGIAASEHLSNLGISHIVLEKDRIAERWRTARWDTLVANGPAWHDRFPNLEFNVSGPDDFPNKDEVADYFEAYVKMINAPLRTGVEVIKAAAVAGGNGYHIETTNGTIHAQNIVAATGPFQKPVFPKLIPEDPDLLQIHSNAYKNPAVLPDGGVLVVGAGSSGAQIAEELMTSGRDVYLSVGPHDRPPRAYRNRDFVWWLGVLGKWDMQTPGPGTEHVTIAVSGANGGRTVDFRRFAAGGMKLVGMTGSVEDGVLHFADDLAKNIANGDKNYLSVLDEADAYVDRNGLDLPLEPSARESWPDPDCLTNPIRTLNLKDAGIKTVIWATGYVQEYDWLDADVFDTQGKPQHKRGVTDQQGIYFLGLPWQSRRGSSFIWGVWHDAKFVADHIKTQQVYLDYKPS encoded by the coding sequence ATGTCAGTTGAAAAAATAAACACACTTGTTGTTGGTGGCGGCCAAGCAGGCATTGCCGCAAGTGAACACCTGTCGAACTTGGGCATTTCGCACATTGTGCTTGAAAAAGACCGCATCGCCGAAAGATGGCGCACCGCCCGCTGGGATACGCTCGTTGCAAACGGTCCCGCGTGGCATGATCGCTTTCCAAATTTGGAATTCAACGTTTCTGGCCCCGATGATTTTCCGAACAAAGACGAAGTGGCCGACTATTTCGAAGCATACGTCAAAATGATAAACGCCCCCTTGCGCACTGGCGTCGAAGTAATCAAAGCGGCGGCGGTAGCGGGGGGCAACGGCTATCACATCGAAACCACAAACGGGACGATCCATGCTCAAAACATCGTCGCTGCTACGGGTCCGTTTCAAAAACCAGTGTTCCCTAAACTAATTCCAGAAGACCCCGATCTGCTGCAGATCCATTCAAACGCTTACAAAAACCCCGCTGTCCTACCAGATGGCGGTGTTTTAGTGGTTGGCGCGGGATCATCAGGGGCACAAATTGCAGAAGAGTTGATGACCTCTGGTCGCGATGTTTATCTGTCTGTTGGTCCCCATGATCGACCACCGCGTGCCTATCGCAACCGAGATTTTGTCTGGTGGCTGGGTGTGTTGGGCAAATGGGATATGCAAACGCCAGGTCCGGGCACAGAACATGTGACCATCGCGGTTAGCGGAGCCAATGGTGGCCGCACCGTCGATTTTCGCCGCTTTGCCGCGGGCGGGATGAAACTTGTCGGCATGACAGGTTCGGTGGAAGATGGCGTTTTGCACTTCGCCGATGACCTTGCGAAAAATATCGCCAATGGGGATAAAAACTACCTCTCTGTCCTCGACGAAGCAGACGCATATGTAGACAGAAACGGTCTTGATTTACCGCTTGAACCGAGCGCACGTGAAAGCTGGCCTGATCCAGATTGCTTAACCAATCCGATCCGCACCCTGAACCTGAAAGATGCAGGTATCAAAACCGTCATCTGGGCCACAGGTTATGTGCAAGAATACGATTGGCTCGACGCCGATGTGTTTGACACCCAAGGCAAGCCCCAACACAAACGCGGCGTCACAGATCAGCAGGGCATCTACTTTCTTGGCTTACCATGGCAATCCCGCCGTGGTTCGTCTTTTATCTGGGGCGTTTGGCACGACGCAAAATTCGTCGCGGATCACATCAAAACCCAACAAGTCTATCTGGATTACAAACCGTCCTGA
- a CDS encoding D-alanyl-D-alanine carboxypeptidase family protein: MRFAHLFTGFVIWLLAALPATAFDTIATSALVMDQTSGTVLLAKNEDRPVPPASMSKLMTLNMLFEALQDGRVNLDTKFTVSKNASEKGGSKMFVKQGDRISVENLIRGIIVHSGNDACIVVAENLAGSEADFARIMTARARKLGMNESTFANATGWPDPNHRMSARDLVSLANRLMTQFPEYYGYFQERSFTWSDITQSNRNPLLGLGIGADGLKTGHTSEAGYGLVGTARQGDRRVILMINGLQSSGERAPEAERLMNWAFRQFAQETLIKAGKNVAQAEVWLGETSTVALEVADDISALVPYSSRDSITMSVTYDGPIPAPIKKGTELGVLNIEIPDLPSQSYPVFAASDVESGGIMKRLRVSADKLMKALN, from the coding sequence ATGCGCTTTGCACATCTATTTACGGGCTTTGTGATTTGGCTTTTGGCCGCCCTGCCCGCCACCGCCTTTGACACAATCGCCACATCTGCCTTGGTGATGGATCAAACGAGCGGCACAGTCTTACTCGCCAAAAACGAAGATCGCCCCGTGCCCCCTGCGTCTATGTCGAAATTGATGACTTTGAATATGCTGTTCGAAGCCTTGCAAGATGGCCGCGTGAACCTTGATACAAAATTCACCGTGTCAAAAAATGCCTCTGAAAAAGGCGGCTCGAAAATGTTCGTCAAACAAGGGGACCGGATCAGTGTGGAAAACCTAATCCGTGGGATCATCGTGCATTCGGGCAATGATGCCTGCATCGTTGTGGCCGAAAACCTTGCAGGGTCCGAAGCCGATTTTGCCCGCATTATGACGGCACGCGCCCGCAAACTTGGCATGAACGAAAGCACATTTGCCAATGCCACAGGCTGGCCTGATCCAAATCACCGCATGAGCGCCCGTGATTTGGTGTCTCTGGCCAATCGCTTGATGACGCAATTCCCTGAATACTACGGCTATTTCCAAGAACGCAGTTTCACATGGTCCGATATCACGCAATCCAACCGCAATCCGCTTTTGGGTCTGGGCATTGGCGCAGATGGCCTTAAAACGGGGCACACATCCGAAGCTGGTTACGGTCTTGTGGGCACAGCACGTCAAGGGGATCGTCGTGTGATCCTGATGATCAACGGCTTACAGAGCTCTGGCGAACGCGCCCCTGAAGCAGAGCGCCTGATGAATTGGGCCTTTCGCCAATTCGCACAGGAGACCTTGATCAAAGCGGGAAAGAACGTCGCCCAGGCAGAGGTCTGGCTGGGCGAGACAAGCACTGTGGCGTTGGAGGTTGCCGATGATATTTCGGCGCTGGTTCCTTATTCCTCGCGCGACAGCATCACAATGAGCGTCACGTATGACGGCCCTATCCCCGCCCCGATTAAAAAAGGCACGGAACTGGGCGTGTTGAACATTGAAATCCCCGATTTGCCATCCCAAAGCTACCCTGTATTTGCGGCAAGCGATGTAGAATCTGGTGGCATAATGAAACGTTTGCGCGTCTCGGCTGACAAACTGATGAAGGCCCTTAATTAG
- a CDS encoding TatD family hydrolase, with protein MTPTIVDSHCHLDFPDFEGEIDALIDRAAQAGVTRMVTICTKLKNEPTVRAIAEAHAPIFYAAGTHPMSAADEPLATVDELIALTKHPKLVGIGETGLDYHYASESAQIQKDSLRIHIAAARETGLPLIIHARAADDDMARILSEEYHNGAYSCVMHCYCSGPELAKTSLDLGFYLSMSGIATFKNSQEVRDIFANAPVDRVLVETDAPYLAPTPFRGKRNEPAYTAHTAQVGADVFAMSYADFAAQTTANFDRLFTKAAQYQVAA; from the coding sequence ATGACACCAACCATCGTAGACAGCCACTGCCACCTCGATTTTCCCGATTTTGAAGGTGAAATCGACGCCCTCATTGATCGCGCTGCGCAAGCTGGCGTCACCCGTATGGTTACCATCTGCACAAAGCTAAAGAACGAGCCAACCGTGCGTGCCATCGCCGAAGCGCACGCGCCCATCTTTTACGCCGCAGGCACCCACCCCATGAGTGCAGCTGATGAACCGCTCGCCACTGTGGACGAGCTGATCGCGCTCACCAAACACCCAAAATTGGTCGGCATCGGGGAAACGGGCCTCGATTATCACTACGCATCCGAAAGTGCGCAAATCCAAAAGGACAGCCTTCGCATCCACATTGCAGCTGCCCGTGAAACAGGTCTGCCTCTGATTATTCACGCCCGCGCCGCAGACGACGATATGGCGCGCATCCTATCCGAAGAATACCACAACGGCGCCTATTCCTGTGTCATGCACTGCTATTGTTCTGGCCCTGAACTGGCAAAAACTTCGCTTGATCTAGGATTCTATCTGTCGATGTCAGGCATCGCCACCTTCAAAAACAGCCAAGAGGTACGCGATATCTTTGCGAATGCGCCTGTAGACCGCGTGCTGGTGGAAACTGACGCGCCCTACCTTGCACCAACACCGTTTCGTGGCAAACGGAACGAACCCGCCTATACCGCACATACCGCACAAGTGGGCGCGGATGTGTTTGCCATGAGCTATGCGGATTTCGCCGCGCAAACCACGGCCAACTTTGATCGGCTGTTCACCAAAGCTGCGCAATATCAGGTGGCTGCATAA
- a CDS encoding DNA polymerase III subunit delta', translating to MAPLTSDDIPEPDRAAGAPHPRETLRLLGQDSAQASFLDAYNSARMHHAWLITGPRGVGKATLAWRIAKFLLAQPENDTDQDSMFGAPPAPTSLDPDENHPAVRRAMSLGEPRLFLCRRPWDEKAKRLKKDITVDEVRKLKSFFALSAADGGWRVAIVDDMDQMNTSAANALLKVLEEPPEKTIILLISHQPAKLLPTIRSRCRNLRCNSLSAQDQAEALQQAGYEDLNSHATAELSGGSVGTALRLAQSDGAERYAALVTLAKSAPGLDRATAVTLADKCAGAANAEIFDVTVNLIDLLLTRLARFGALQPNQWTDAAPNESVTLAKLAPTPHAARNWADLAQDLSARVGHARAVNLDPSSVILDMLLKLDDAARS from the coding sequence ATGGCTCCTTTAACAAGCGATGACATTCCCGAACCGGATCGGGCCGCAGGTGCGCCGCATCCACGCGAAACCCTACGATTGTTAGGTCAAGACAGCGCCCAAGCCAGTTTCCTTGATGCCTACAACAGCGCACGAATGCACCATGCTTGGCTCATCACGGGTCCACGCGGTGTGGGCAAGGCCACCCTTGCATGGCGCATCGCCAAATTTCTGTTGGCACAGCCCGAAAACGATACAGATCAGGACAGCATGTTTGGCGCCCCCCCTGCCCCGACCAGCCTTGATCCTGATGAAAACCATCCCGCAGTACGCCGCGCTATGTCCCTTGGTGAACCACGCCTGTTTCTGTGCCGCCGCCCGTGGGATGAAAAGGCAAAGCGCCTGAAAAAAGACATCACCGTGGACGAAGTGCGTAAGCTAAAGTCGTTCTTCGCGTTGTCCGCCGCTGATGGTGGCTGGCGCGTGGCTATCGTGGATGACATGGATCAGATGAACACCTCAGCGGCCAATGCGCTCCTCAAGGTGCTCGAAGAACCACCAGAAAAAACCATCATCCTATTAATCAGCCACCAACCTGCGAAACTCTTGCCCACCATTCGCTCGCGCTGCCGCAACTTACGATGCAACAGCCTTTCTGCCCAAGATCAGGCAGAGGCATTGCAGCAAGCAGGATACGAAGACCTCAACAGCCACGCCACGGCTGAACTTTCAGGCGGATCTGTCGGAACGGCTCTGCGTCTGGCGCAGTCAGATGGGGCGGAACGTTACGCCGCGCTTGTGACACTCGCCAAATCTGCACCGGGGCTGGATCGTGCCACGGCCGTGACCCTCGCGGATAAATGCGCTGGGGCTGCAAATGCCGAAATCTTTGATGTCACTGTCAACCTGATCGACCTTTTGCTGACCCGCCTTGCGCGATTTGGAGCCCTGCAACCAAACCAGTGGACTGATGCCGCCCCAAACGAATCCGTAACCCTTGCAAAACTCGCACCAACGCCGCACGCCGCACGCAATTGGGCCGATCTGGCCCAAGACCTGTCCGCCCGTGTTGGTCATGCTCGCGCAGTAAACCTTGACCCGTCGAGCGTGATCCTTGATATGTTGCTCAAACTAGACGACGCCGCGCGGTCCTAA
- a CDS encoding AEC family transporter: MIEVFLVVFPVFLVVGAGYAAVSFNLFKNDYADALMKFTQNFAIPCLLFNAIAGLDLSAVFKPALLGSFYTGSAVCFILSTLGARYLFQRRSGEAVAIGFCALFANSVLLGFPIVERAFGTDALGPITAIVSIHAPFCYLLGITAMEFARADGRALPDTIKVVTKAMFSNALMIGLLLGFFVNLTGLWLPQGIRDATEMMARAALPAALFGLGAVLVRYGIAPNIGETAMILFLRLVIHPSIALILASRVFNLSTEVTQVVVLTAAMSPGINTYVFANMYDRGKATAASGVLLGTGAAVVSVTIWLVILRAL; this comes from the coding sequence ATGATCGAGGTCTTCCTCGTCGTCTTTCCCGTCTTTCTGGTGGTGGGCGCGGGATACGCAGCGGTTTCTTTCAATCTCTTCAAAAATGACTACGCCGATGCGCTGATGAAGTTCACCCAGAACTTCGCCATTCCTTGCCTCTTGTTTAACGCTATTGCGGGCCTTGATTTGTCCGCGGTTTTTAAACCTGCACTGCTTGGGTCCTTTTACACAGGCTCTGCTGTTTGCTTTATCCTCAGCACCCTTGGGGCCAGATACCTGTTTCAACGGCGTTCTGGCGAAGCGGTGGCCATTGGCTTTTGCGCCCTGTTCGCCAACTCGGTCCTACTCGGGTTCCCAATTGTAGAACGCGCTTTTGGCACGGATGCCCTCGGCCCGATCACAGCAATCGTGTCAATTCACGCGCCGTTCTGCTACCTGCTTGGCATCACCGCAATGGAGTTCGCCCGCGCCGATGGCCGCGCACTGCCAGACACAATCAAAGTTGTGACCAAGGCCATGTTCTCAAACGCGCTGATGATCGGCTTATTGCTGGGCTTTTTCGTCAATCTGACAGGCCTATGGCTGCCCCAAGGCATCAGGGACGCGACCGAAATGATGGCCCGTGCGGCCCTGCCTGCCGCCCTCTTCGGGCTAGGCGCGGTTTTGGTCCGCTACGGCATTGCGCCAAATATCGGGGAAACCGCGATGATCCTGTTTCTGCGCTTGGTGATCCATCCCAGCATCGCGCTTATCTTGGCAAGCCGTGTCTTCAATCTCTCTACCGAGGTAACACAGGTCGTTGTCCTTACCGCCGCCATGTCACCGGGCATCAACACCTATGTCTTTGCAAACATGTATGATCGTGGCAAAGCGACCGCAGCTAGTGGCGTCCTGCTTGGCACAGGGGCCGCTGTCGTCAGCGTGACCATTTGGCTCGTCATTTTGCGGGCCCTATAG
- a CDS encoding c-type cytochrome, protein MSSVLRNFSGVTVAIALSASTAWADTTTQNAEQPVVEAETEQPASENAETITETTETTEEVVVAEITGDVKKGKKVFKKCKACHKVKEGKNGAGPTLYKIIGREAAQIEGFKYSKPMQESGLTWDVETLTAYLKAPKKLVPGTSMLFNGLKKDKDIENLIAYLDDASKG, encoded by the coding sequence ATGTCTTCAGTATTGCGTAACTTTTCAGGCGTTACCGTTGCAATTGCTTTGTCTGCCAGCACAGCCTGGGCCGACACAACCACGCAAAATGCAGAACAACCCGTTGTAGAAGCAGAAACTGAACAGCCAGCATCCGAAAATGCGGAAACTATAACCGAAACAACCGAAACCACAGAAGAGGTGGTTGTTGCTGAAATAACTGGGGATGTGAAAAAGGGCAAAAAGGTTTTTAAGAAGTGCAAAGCCTGTCACAAAGTAAAAGAAGGCAAAAACGGTGCGGGGCCAACGCTTTATAAAATTATTGGCCGTGAGGCAGCTCAAATCGAAGGCTTCAAGTATTCCAAACCGATGCAAGAATCTGGTCTGACATGGGATGTTGAAACGCTGACCGCGTACTTGAAAGCACCTAAAAAGTTGGTGCCAGGCACGAGCATGTTGTTCAACGGTTTGAAGAAAGATAAAGACATTGAAAATCTGATCGCTTACTTGGATGACGCGTCCAAAGGCTAA